The Mycobacterium riyadhense sequence AGTGCCGGGGTGTTGATCAGGTAGATGCCGGTAAGGGAGGCGATGACGGTCAGGCCAGACAATACGACCGCGAGCCCCGACGTCGCCATCGCGGCGTCCACGGCATCGGCAGGCTGACGGCCGGAACGCAGCTCCTCACGAAAGCGCATCAAGATGAACAGCGAATAGTCGACGGCGAGCGCGATGCCGAACATGGACACCGTCGACGTCACGAACACCGACATGGTGGTGTGCATCGACAACAGGAAGACCAAGCCCATCGTGACGACGACCGTGCACACCCCGAGGGCAAGCGGGATCGCCGCGGCCGCCAGCGAACCGAACACCGCGAGCAAGACGATCAGGATGATCGGCAGGTTCCAGCGTTCGGCGGCGGCGATGTCGTGTTTGGTGTTTGCCGCCGCCGCGGCGGAGAGCGCGCCCTGCCCGATCACATAGAGCCGCACGTGGCCATTCGCGGTCTGTCCCGACTGATCGCCATGGACGCCGACTCGTTGGCGGAGCTTCTTGGCGACGTCGCTGGTGCCGGCATTGCGCGCATCCAGCCGCAGCGACACCACATAAGGCCGGTCGGGTCGCGGCGGCCGTTGGGTGGGGTTGGGCACCTCCGATACGCCGGGGAACTCGCTGGCGATCTGTCGCAGCTGGGCGACCGCGTCGTTGATGTCTTCGTAACTGGCGTCGGCGCGGGGCGCGGCCACCAGCGCCAACGAGGAGGCTCCCAGGTCGGGGTAGGCAGCGATGAGTTGGTCGTGGACAAAAATTGACTGCGACCCGGCTACCTCGAAACCGCCGCCGGTGAGATTGCCAGACTGCGCCCACGCCAAGTAGACCGCCGGCGCCAGCGCGAGCAACCAGCCGGCGAAGACGAACCAGCGGAACCTGCGCAGGTTGCGGCTCAGGCGCATCATGAACTGCTGGATGTCGGTCTCCCGTATGTCTCGCGCAACGCGTGACCGCGAGCCTACCGCAGAGCACTGTGGATTATGTCGGCTTCTCGGTTGCTGAGCTGCAACGATTCTGCCGCGTCCAAGCCCCGGACAGCCCCTATGGCAGGATGACCGATGGCCGTGTGGGGCCTTGTCTTTGGGGTCGGGGGGCCGCTATCGATGATCGTCGCACCAAGGAGCTATTCATGAAGCCGACCACTACAACGGTGCGCCTCGGGCTGTTGGCAGCGCTGATCGCCGCCGCGTTGCCGGGCGCGGGGATCGCCGTGCCGTCGGCCCGAAGCGCGTCGGATCCATGTGCTGCCAGCGAAGTGGCCAGGACGATCGGTTCGGTCGCCAAGCAGACGGGTGACTATCTGGATGCACATCCCGAGACCAACCAGGCGATGACCGCGGCATTGCAGCAGCCGGCGGGGCACGGATCGCTGGGATCGCTGGGATCGCTGAAAGGCTATTTCGAGGCCAATCCCAAGGCCGCCGGCGATCTGCAGTCGCTTTCGCAACCGTTGATCCATTTGTCGACGCAGTGCAAGCTGCCGGTCACGCTTCCGCAGGCGCTCGGCCTCGCGCAGGCGGCCCAAGGTCCGGGTGGCCTGCCGGGTCTGCCCGGCGGGCTTCCGGCCGGGCCGCTGCCGGGGCCGACGACGACGCGGTCAAATCACGCCGACTAAGCGCGGTCGTCGGCGTCGCGATCTCGGTCCGGCGGTAGCGGACCTTG is a genomic window containing:
- a CDS encoding hemophore; its protein translation is MKPTTTTVRLGLLAALIAAALPGAGIAVPSARSASDPCAASEVARTIGSVAKQTGDYLDAHPETNQAMTAALQQPAGHGSLGSLGSLKGYFEANPKAAGDLQSLSQPLIHLSTQCKLPVTLPQALGLAQAAQGPGGLPGLPGGLPAGPLPGPTTTRSNHAD